A single region of the Chroococcidiopsis sp. TS-821 genome encodes:
- a CDS encoding transposase → MFTIPEILETLLEPFAQLFSLRVWQHAQVLLFGAILSPAQRTVAAALRVMGHSEEKHFINYHRVLARAVWSSRQASQILLLQLIAVFATSGVIVFGLDDTLERRRGKQIAAKGIYRDLVRSSHGHFVKASGLRWLSLMVLVEIPWVQRVWALPFFTVLAASQRYNQQQGHRHKCLTDWARQMLKQVRRWLPHRQLVVVADSSFAALELLFALSGMKSPVHIVTRLRLDAALYEPAPPRQPRQMGRPRLKGKRLPTLATILNEPPTRWQRVALAGWSR, encoded by the coding sequence TGAGCCATTTGCTCAGTTGTTTTCGCTTCGAGTTTGGCAGCATGCTCAAGTGCTGCTATTTGGAGCGATCTTGAGTCCAGCTCAACGCACTGTTGCTGCTGCACTGCGAGTAATGGGACACTCAGAAGAAAAGCATTTCATCAACTATCATCGGGTGCTCGCTCGTGCCGTTTGGTCTAGCCGTCAAGCCAGCCAAATCTTGCTTCTACAACTGATAGCCGTCTTTGCCACTAGCGGTGTGATTGTGTTCGGGCTAGATGACACCCTTGAACGACGACGAGGCAAACAGATTGCAGCCAAAGGCATCTATCGAGACCTAGTGCGTTCTAGTCATGGACACTTTGTCAAAGCCAGTGGCTTGCGTTGGTTAAGCTTGATGGTATTAGTTGAGATTCCCTGGGTGCAGCGCGTCTGGGCACTGCCATTTTTCACGGTACTGGCAGCATCGCAACGATATAACCAGCAGCAGGGGCATCGCCATAAATGTTTAACTGACTGGGCACGGCAGATGCTCAAGCAAGTGCGACGGTGGCTGCCACATCGTCAGCTCGTGGTCGTGGCAGACAGCAGTTTTGCTGCACTGGAGTTGTTATTTGCGTTGTCTGGCATGAAATCTCCAGTGCACATCGTCACTCGCCTGCGCTTGGATGCGGCACTCTATGAACCTGCCCCACCTCGACAACCCCGACAGATGGGACGACCTCGACTCAAAGGTAAGCGACTGCCCACTCTGGCGACGATATTGAACGAGCCGCCAACACGATGGCAACGAGTGGCATTGGCAGGCTGGAGCAGATAA